The Nitrospira sp. nucleotide sequence CTCGATAGTGTTGCGTGTTGTAACTCATCTTTCCCCCATTTCAAGCCAGCACACGTTGTTACCTCCCGCGGTCAGCTATCCGCAAACCCTGATGGTGGCGCGAACGCACCGAGCAGAGCCGATAGAGTTCGGGGCTCGATCGGTTTGACGAGACAGCCCATAGCCCCCCGGCTACGCCACACACGCCGTAACTCTGGTGTCATCAGTGCGCCCGTGATCACGACCGGCAGGTCTCGATCGTGCTGCCGTATAGCCCTGAGTATTTCCGGGCCGTCCACTCCCTGCGCAGCGACGTCCAAGAGCACCACGTCGACTCCGTGACGATCCAAGATGTCCAGCGCCTCCCGGCCTGAGGAGGCTTCCAGGACGTCCCACTGCCGGTCTCTAAAGAAGGCGTTGAGGCTCTCCCGACCGTTCGGATCGTCATCCACAATAAGAACCCGTTGGGTTTGCCTCCACGTGTGGGCTGAGGTGCCATACCGCTGTATCGTCATGTATACTCTCTCAGCGTCGTCTCGTTGCGGTTCATCGTGTCGTGTCTCGCGCGGATCAGTGGCCGGAGGACTCCCGCCAGATGGATCGAACCGGTCACAACCACGACGCCGTCTCCTCCCGCTATTGCCAGTGCTCGTGCAAAGGCCTCGCCCGGCTCCTCGATCACCTCCGCCGGCGCCGCGCTCCGTTGTTGCCAGAGGAGCGCCAATTCCTGCGGTAGCGTCGCGCGCGCTCCTGGATAGCGTGTGAAAATCACGTATCGGGCGCCACAATCGGCAAAGTGAGCGATCAGTTGCTCTATCTCTTTATCCCGCGGGATCCCCACGATGAGAATCCGATCACGCCCTTCGAATAGAGTGCGCACGATCGTCGACAGGCTAGCCGCCGCCATGGCATTGTGCGACCCGTCGATCACGACCGTCGGTCGGCCTGGAAACACCTCGCAACAGGCGGGGAGGCGGACCGTCTCCAGTGTCCGACGGACTTGGTCTTCCGTCAGCGCCGGAATCAGTTTCCGTTGACACAACGTCTGGAAGGCCGCCAGCGCATGCGCCGCGTTCGTCGCCATGAAGGCTGCCGGACAGTTCAGCGTGATATTCCTCCAAAGGGTCTGATGCACACGAATCGAACAGGTTCCTCGATATCCGGCACGCACAAACCCGCTTACCTCGTAATCATGCCCCAGTAGGTAATCATGGCCCATCAAGCACACCGGCGCATCGAGTTGGGCGGCGTGTGAGAGAATCACCGCCTGCGATCCATCTTCCATTGCACCGACCACCACCGGGACCGTCGGTTTGATGATGCCGGCTTTCTCGCCCGCGATCTCTTCTAAGGTATGCCCGAGCAAATCCATGTGGTCGTAGCCCACATTGGTGATCACGGAGACCTCTGGCAGGATCACGTTGGTGGCGTCGAGGCGCCCCCCGATGCCGACTTCAATCACGGCCCAGTCGACTTGCTCGGCCCGAAACGCGCAGAAGGCGGCAGCGGTGAGCAACTCAAAGTGGGTCAGCTCTTTTCCTGTGTGCGTAAGGAGAGGGCGAAGCTCATTGAAGGCCGCCACGAATGTCCGTTCACTGACCGATGCTCCCCCTACATCGATCCGTTCGCACAGCCGCTCGATATGCGGACTTGTGTAGAGGCCGACATGCAGCCCGGTCGCTCGCAATAAGGCGGCCAGCATCCGGCTCACACTGCCTTTTCCTTTGGTCCCTGTCACATGGATGGTCCGGAACGCCCGATCCGGTCTCCCGAGCGCCTCGACGCAACGGACCATTCGGTCGAGCGTGAAGACCCGTTCAGCGGGGATCTGCCGATCAGCCTCATAGTTGGAGCGGCTATCCAGCAGGGCCTGCACGTCGGCCAGCGACCGGAATGGTTCGGCCAGGGAGACGCGAACGTGTTCACTTACGGGGTTCATAGCTCTCCGTCATGATGATTTCCCCGGCCTAAAGCCACTCGTCGATCTCCTGTCTGTCTTGCCGGTCCCGTGACTCATAGAGTGGTCGGTTGCGTTTTCGACTCGGGCTCTTACCATAGGGTTTCATCACAGGCCATCCTGGTTTGATAAATTGCCGAGCACTGAGGCCTTCATTCATACGCCAGCGTTGGATGCAACAGACTGGGCGAGGGGGCGGCAATAGCCCCCCAGTTCCAAGGAGCCGGTGACTACCACGAGCCCAAGAGGCCCTGCTTCCTGGACGGCCTTCTGAAACGCGTCAGCGGGGTCGTTCACCATCTCCGCCGCAGCCGGCGTATAGGTTCGCCAGATAGCGGCAAGATCCTGAGGGGCGGCCGCGCAGTTCTCGGGATACCGGGTGAAGATGGCTCGGTCAGCTCCTGCACCGGCCAGATGCCGGATGATTGTGTCGACCTCTTTTTCTCGCGGCAGCGAGAGGAGCAGGACCGTTCGGCGGCTGGCACGGATGCTTCGGATCGTCGAGGAGAGATTGGCGGCCGCCGATGCATTGTGAGCCCCATCAATGACGATCGTCGGATCTCCGGCCAGCACTTCGCAACAGGCTGGCAGCCGAACGTGCTCGAAGGTCTGGCGTATTGCGGGAGCATCCAATGCGGCGACCAGCCCGCGGCGCCGGAGGACCTCGTAGGCCGCCAGCGCATGGGCTGCGTTGGTGGCCATAAACGCAGCCGGGGAGTCGAGGGGGATTCCCTCCCAGGTGGTGTCACCGACTCGAATCGTGCACGTTCCCTGATAGCCGGCACGGACGAAGTCGGTGGCGTCGTATTCGTGTCCGAATGATAAAACCGGCGCCTTCAGTTGTTCCGCGCGGGAGAGCACCAGCGACCGAGGCCCGTCCTGCATGGGCCCGCACACGACCGGGGTGAAAGGCTTGATAATCCCGGATTTCTCCGTCGCGATCTGTTCGAGGGTGTCTCCGAGGATCTCCATGTGATCGTAGTCCACGTTCGTGATGACCGAGACCTCCGGCGCGATCACGTTGGTCGCGTCCGCTCTCCCGCCGATCCCGACTTCCACCACGGCATAATCGACGTTGGCAGCGCGGAATGCGAAGAAGGCGGCCACGGTGAGGAATTCGAACGGGCTCATCGAGACACCGGCCCAGTCCATCAGCGATTTGAGACGGTTGCAGGCATCCACCAGCTCCTGATCGCCGAGGGGCTGACCGTTGATGGAGATCCGCTCTCGAAACTGCCCGAGGTGAGGGCTGGTGTAGAGTCCGACCTTCATGCCGCCGGCCTGGAGAAGCGCCGCCGTCATGCGACACACGCTGGTTTTGCCGTTGGTGCCGGTAATGTGCACGGACCGGTAGGCTCGATCCGGACGATCGAGAGCCTGAAGACTCCTGGCGATCGCTCCGAAATTCACGGTGCCATCCGAGGGCCGGCCGCGCAGCATGCAGGCGGTTTCGAGTTCGCGAAGAAAATCCGTGATCTCCTGGTGCGAGGAGAAGGCGACGGCCCAGTATGGCGGATCCTTCTTCAACTCCCTGTCCGGCATAGCCCCCTCATTCGTGCGCAACTCCGGCTGTCCGGAACGACTTACGCCTGCCCGACCTCGACGTCTGCGATTTGATCGGCGGTCTCCACCGTGACGCTGTCCCACCCGCCTGCGCCGTCGTAGCGGTAGTAGGATTGCGTTGCAGGCTCCAGCACGATCAGCCGAAGCCAGTGATTATGAAACAGCGTCTCCAGAAGCGGCTGTCTGGCGATGATGGCCTGCACTCGCGACCGGGGCGCCTCGATGATCGCGGTGAGACGCAGCGGGTCGTGATAGGGCATGGCGCCGTTCATGACCGACTGAACCGGCAGTCCCATGCGGAGATCGCTCTGGTTGCCGGTCATGACGCCGATCCGGCCGGTCACGTTGTGGTACACCTTGCTGCCGCTTCCGTAG carries:
- a CDS encoding response regulator, with product MTIQRYGTSAHTWRQTQRVLIVDDDPNGRESLNAFFRDRQWDVLEASSGREALDILDRHGVDVVLLDVAAQGVDGPEILRAIRQHDRDLPVVITGALMTPELRRVWRSRGAMGCLVKPIEPRTLSALLGAFAPPSGFADS
- a CDS encoding Mur ligase family protein — its product is MPDRELKKDPPYWAVAFSSHQEITDFLRELETACMLRGRPSDGTVNFGAIARSLQALDRPDRAYRSVHITGTNGKTSVCRMTAALLQAGGMKVGLYTSPHLGQFRERISINGQPLGDQELVDACNRLKSLMDWAGVSMSPFEFLTVAAFFAFRAANVDYAVVEVGIGGRADATNVIAPEVSVITNVDYDHMEILGDTLEQIATEKSGIIKPFTPVVCGPMQDGPRSLVLSRAEQLKAPVLSFGHEYDATDFVRAGYQGTCTIRVGDTTWEGIPLDSPAAFMATNAAHALAAYEVLRRRGLVAALDAPAIRQTFEHVRLPACCEVLAGDPTIVIDGAHNASAAANLSSTIRSIRASRRTVLLLSLPREKEVDTIIRHLAGAGADRAIFTRYPENCAAAPQDLAAIWRTYTPAAAEMVNDPADAFQKAVQEAGPLGLVVVTGSLELGGYCRPLAQSVASNAGV
- a CDS encoding Mur ligase family protein codes for the protein MNPVSEHVRVSLAEPFRSLADVQALLDSRSNYEADRQIPAERVFTLDRMVRCVEALGRPDRAFRTIHVTGTKGKGSVSRMLAALLRATGLHVGLYTSPHIERLCERIDVGGASVSERTFVAAFNELRPLLTHTGKELTHFELLTAAAFCAFRAEQVDWAVIEVGIGGRLDATNVILPEVSVITNVGYDHMDLLGHTLEEIAGEKAGIIKPTVPVVVGAMEDGSQAVILSHAAQLDAPVCLMGHDYLLGHDYEVSGFVRAGYRGTCSIRVHQTLWRNITLNCPAAFMATNAAHALAAFQTLCQRKLIPALTEDQVRRTLETVRLPACCEVFPGRPTVVIDGSHNAMAAASLSTIVRTLFEGRDRILIVGIPRDKEIEQLIAHFADCGARYVIFTRYPGARATLPQELALLWQQRSAAPAEVIEEPGEAFARALAIAGGDGVVVVTGSIHLAGVLRPLIRARHDTMNRNETTLREYT